Proteins encoded in a region of the Perca fluviatilis chromosome 8, GENO_Pfluv_1.0, whole genome shotgun sequence genome:
- the LOC120564579 gene encoding LOW QUALITY PROTEIN: E3 ubiquitin-protein ligase TRIM33-like (The sequence of the model RefSeq protein was modified relative to this genomic sequence to represent the inferred CDS: substituted 2 bases at 2 genomic stop codons): protein MDGHTETQERRDAAAVVVENEAESKQVQEGKSDATGQNYLDTCPVCHLNFHSREPKLLPCLHSFCKKCLPSPSRNLAMAEPPNSQVDGATKPLNVIRCPVCRQECMEVDVMENAFVKDSVEAPSSTVERQVQLCMTCDDSTEAAGFCVDCVEYLCATCVEAHQRVKFTKDHAIRQKAEVSKEVHGMSTQRPMFCDIHKQEPLKLFCETCDLLTCRDCQLVKHKDHNYQFLEDAYKNHKRHMESMTHQLQEKKKLIEDISNSINNGLLQVDQNRTSVHNEIKKSICSLILEINKKGKMLVNQLEAVTKDHEIVLRKQHEDIGYLSRHLDHVINFTKWATARNGGTALLYCKRLILFQIGNLLRAKCSTSFIPQSTIRFQSQSSYWASNVDLGSLVVESVPGHQLGGFQGIPHQLSHAEQGPSGSPYSFALGAPHNTLAQLQRQVDQSPPTIFFYLXFFYIFFFPPPPPHPYKLNSKPPPPTLIKIFFXKNKPPLFLFNIFLYKNKTPPPPRFMVPPPKHVSPTSSLPRTGFTPQPLRGMGSSSSYQPKPMDVFSSSPLYTHTTPLAINGGVSSPQSGQTIEPTYLNRRNDSGCPIYMLKPNYPQSLPPSLLHRNGQGQQNSLGYVAVSQEEKTGTFTWKPPETHQASGAVGSAVKKRRRSSPVPIIVIKDEPDDDSSYVQANHRASLPDSTGDQPQISGQGEGNKVLTPLQSTDDKPQSPLQPSSSPWVQSETKAPNHIRSLGEPQVDQHQAPLKGSNEGLCAACQTGGELLCCHKCAKLFHLSCHVPTLLTSPSGEWFCSFCRDLLVPEMEYDFESKPETKSVKKEPDSEGGFPPLDKQKCERLLLHLFCSELSSDFQGSVSPSVRANNRLTIKGPMDLSAVRKRLEAKQSLCYQSPAEFVADIRLVFGNRAVLSEADTEVAMAARKLKELFEEHLRVIFPDKTFPEIKLEMIPTAPPDSQLSSLDNIFQHAKRQRTYSDSQDTPSCPSGEGVA, encoded by the exons ATGGATgggcacacagaaacacaggagaGGAGGGATGCTGCTGCCGTTGTCGTTGAGAACGAAGCTGAGAGCAAGCAAGTGCAAGAGGGAAAGTCCGATGCAACCGGACAAAATTACCTGGACACTTGCCCTGTTTGCCATTTGAACTTTCACAGTCGAGAGCCCAAACTTCTGCCGTGTTTGCACTCtttttgcaagaaatgtttgcCTTCGCCCTCGAGGAATTTGGCCATGGCAGAGCCACCAAACTCCCAGGTTGACGGCGCGACCAAACCAC TGAATGTGATCCGCTGTCCGGTGTGCAGGCAGGAGTGTATGGAGGTAGATGTGATGGAAAACGCCTTTGTGAAGGACTCAGTTGAGGCTCCCAGCAGCACAGTGGAGAGGCAGGTCCAG CTCTGTATGACCTGTGATGACAGCACTGAAGCTGCCGGGTTTTGTGTGGACTGTGTTGAGTACCTCTGTGCCACATGTGTGGAGGCCCACCAAAGAGTCAAATTTACCAAAGACCACGCCATCAGACAGAAGGCAGAAGTATCAAAAG AGGTCCATGGTATGTCTACTCAGAGGCCGATGTTCTGTGACATCCACAAACAAGAGCCACTGAAGCTGTTCTGTGAGACCTGTGACCTGCTAACCTGTCGTGACTGCCAACTAGTCAAGCATAAGGACCACAA TTACCAGTTCCTTGAAGATGCTTATAAAAACCACAAACGGCACATGGAGAGCATGACCCATCAGCTGCAGGAGAAAAAGAAACTGATTGAAGACATATCAAACTCCATAAACAATGG ACTTCTTCAGGTTGATCAGAACCGTACGTCTGTACATAATGAAATAAAGAAATCCATCTGCAGTTTGATTCTCGAGATTAACAAAAAGGGCAAGATGCTAGTTAATCAGCTTGAG GCTGTAACAAAGGATCATGAGATTGTCCTGCGAAAACAGCACGAGGACATTGGCTATCTGTCCAGACACCTGGATCATGTCATCAACTTCACCAAATGGGCCACAGCCAGGAATGGGGGCACAGCCCTCTTATACTGTAAACGTTTG ATTCTGTTTCAGATTGGAAACCTCCTGCGGGCAAAATGTAGTACCTCGTTCATACCACAGAGCACTATACGCTTCCAGAGTCAATCCTCTTATTGGGCTTCAAATGTTGATCTGG GCTCTTTAGTGGTGGAGAGTGTCCCAGGCCACCAGCTGGGTGGTTTTCAGGGTATCCCTCATCAGCTCTCGCACGCTGAGCAGGGCCCCTCAGGCTCACCCTACAGCTTTGCCCTGGGAGCACCCCACAATACTCTGGCTCAGCTCCAGAGGCAGGTGGACCAATCACCccccactatttttttttacctttaatttttttatatttttttttttccccccccccccccccacccctacaaGCTAAActcaaaaccccccccccccacattaataaaaatatttttttaaaaaaacaaaccacccCTCTTCCTTTTTAATATTTtcctttacaaaaataaaacccccccccccccaaggttTATGGTGCCTCCTCCCAAACACGTCAGCCCAACTAGCAGCTTACCGAGAACTGGGTTTACGCCCCAG CCTCTGAGGGGAATGGGAAGCAGCTCCAGCTACCAACCCAAACCTATGGACGTATTTTCCTCTTCACCTCTGTACACCCATACGACACCACTGGCCATCAATGGTGGCGTCAGTTCACCTCAATCAGGACAGACG ATTGAGCCTACATATCTGAATAGGAGGAACGATTCCGGTTGTCCGATATATATGCTGAAACCAAACTATCCCCAGAGCCTGCCACCTTCTTTGCTCCACAGAAATG GACAAGGACAGCAGAATTCTCTAGGGTACGTTGCTGTATCCCAGGAGGAGAAAACAGG GACTTTCACCTGGAAACCGCCAGAAACACACCAGGCTAGTGGAGCAGTGGGCTCAGCTGTCAAGAAAAGACGAAGATCGTCCCCAGTGCCCATCATTGTCATTAAAGATGAGCCTGATGATGACAGTAGCTAT GTACAAGCCAACCATAGAGCAAGCCTCCCTGACAGCACAGGTGACCAACCCCAAATCAGTGGCCAAGGCGAGGGGAACAAAGTCCTGACTCCTCTTCAAAGCACAGACGACAAACCCCAGAGCCCTTTACAACCCTCAAGCAGTCCATGGGTCCAGAGTGAGACTAAAGCTCCAAATCACATCCGTTCCCTGGGAGAACCGCAGGTAGACCAGCACCAAGCTCCGCTGAAAGGCTCTAATGAAGGCTTGTGTGCTGCGTGTCAGACTGGGGGAGAGCTGCTGTGCTGCCATAAGTGTGCCAAGCTTTTTCACCTTTCGTGCCATGTTCCAACTCTCCTCACATCTCCCAG CGGGGAATGGTTTTGCTCTTTCTGCCGTGACCTGTTAGTGCCTGAGATGGAGTATGATTTTGAAAGCAAACCTGAAACCAAATCAGTAAAAAAGGAGCCAGATTCTGAAGGAGGATTTCCCCCTTTGGACAAACAA AAGTGTGAGAGGCTGCTGCTGCACTTGTTTTGCAGCGAGCTGAGTTCGGACTTTCAAGGGTCTGTATCCCCCTCG GTACGTGCTAATAACAGGCTGACTATAAAAGGACCAATGGATCTTTCCGCTGTGAGAAAACGACTGGAAGCCAAGCAGAGTCTGTGCTACCAAAGCCCTGCAGAGTTTGTAGCAGACATCAGGCTCGTCTTTGGCAATCGAGCAGTCCTCAGTGAG GCTGACACAGAGGTCGCCATGGCAGCCAGGAAACTTAAAGAGCTGTTTGAAGAGCACCTTAGGGTCATCTTCCCTGACAAGACCTTTCCAGAAATCAAACTGGAGATGATACCTACTGCCCCTCCTGACTCTCAACTCTCATCTCTTGACAATATATTCCAGCATGCAAAGCGCCAGCGCACATATTCAGACTCCCAGGATACCCCAAGCTGTCCCAGTGGAGAGGGAGTAGCATGA
- the LOC120564580 gene encoding aldo-keto reductase family 1 member D1-like — MNLTAESHSIPLSDGNHIPLLGLGTYGDPRTTPKGKALECVKLAIDVGYRHFDGALVYFNEHEVGQAIREKIADGTVQRKDIFYSGKLWNTFHPPELVRPTLERTLKALQLDYVDLYIIELPMAFKPGNEFYPKDKDGKYIYYHTDLCATWEALEACKDAGLVKSLGVSNFNRRQLELLLNKPGLKHKPVSNQVECHPYFTQPKLLEFCRQNDIVIVGYCPIGSSRDASWVNVKCPPLLEDELLISIGKKYNKSTAQVALRFNVQRGVVVIPKSFSPERIKHNFQIFDFSLTEEEMKAIEALNKNIRFVELLMWSDHPEYPFHDEY; from the exons ATGAATCTGACAGCAGAAAGCCACAGTATCCCTCTCAGTGACGGGAACCATATTCCACTGCTGGGATTGGGCACCTATGGGGACCCTCGAACG ACACCCAAAGGCAAAGCACTTGAGTGTGTCAAGCTGGCCATAGATGTGGGTTACAGGCACTTTGATGGGGCATTGGTGTATTTCAATGAGCACGAAGTGGGTCAAGCCATTAGAGAGAAGATTGCCGATGGAACCGTTCAAAGAAAGGACATCTTTTACAGCGGAAAG CTCTGGAATACATTTCATCCACCAGAGTTGGTGAGACCAACTTTGGAGAGGACTCTGAAAGCCTTACAACTAGACTATGTGGATCTCTACATCATTGAGCTTCCTATGGCCTTCAAG CCTGGAAATGAGTTCTATCCAAAAGACAAAGATGGAAAATACATCTACTACCACACAGACCTGTGTGCAACATGGGAG GCTTTAGAGGCTTGCAAAGATGCAGGGCTGGTTAAATCTCTGGGAGTCTCCAACTTCAACCGCAGacagctggagctgctgctgaaCAAACCCGGCCTCAAACACAAGCCTGTGTCCAACCAG GTTGAATGCCATCCATATTTCACACAACCCAAGCTTCTGGAGTTCTGTCGTCAGAATGACATTGTGATTGTTGGCTACTGCCCAATTGGCTCCTCCAGAGATGCATCCTG GGTGAATGTGAAATGCCCTCCCCTGCTGGAGGACGAGCTGCTCATATCCATTGGGAAAAAGTACAACAAGAGTACTGCCCAGGTGGCTCTGCGCTTCAACGTCCAGAGAGGAGTTGTCGTGATCCCCAAGAGCTTCAGCCCAGAGAGGATCAAACACAACTTCCAG ATATTTGATTTTTCACTCACTGAGGAAGAAATGAAAGCCATCGAAGCACTGAACAAAAATATTCGCTTTGTAGAGCTGCTGAT GTGGAGTGACCATCCAGAATACCCATTTCATGATGAATATTAA
- the slc6a13 gene encoding sodium- and chloride-dependent GABA transporter 2 isoform X2, whose amino-acid sequence MKGDMENTSKVEPSNGHNRSLDIVPSTEEKMTDRGQWGNKIEFVLSVAGEIIGLGNVWRFPYLCYKNGGGAFFIPYLIFLFACGIPVFFLETALGQYTSEGGITCWRKICPLFEGVGYATQVIVALLNVYYIVVLAWAVFYLSQSFTWDLPWASCNNTWNTDSCMAFQRGNSSINHHENTTSPVIEFWERRVLRISSGIDHIGSLNGDLVICLAVAWVICYFCIWKGVKSTGRVVYFTATFPYAMLVVLLIRGVTLPGASRGIHFYLYPDLGRLSDPQVWMDAGTQIFFSYAICLGCLTALGSYNKYNNNCYKDCLSLCFLNSGTSFIAGFAIFSILGFMSYEQNVPISEVAESGPGLAFIAYPRAVSMMPFSPLWACCFFIMIVFLGLDSQFVCVESLVTAMVDMYPATFRRKNRRELLILAVAVASFLLGLIMLTEGGMYIFQLFDYYAASGVCLLFVAIFETVCIAWIYGADRFYDNIEDMIGYRPSPVIKYCWLFFTPATCIGTFAFALIKYSPLKYNNEYVYPWWGYGIGWILALSSMLCIPLWVAMKLYYTPGSLRERLVLLTTPSTDLPKTKLEQEKLLAIFAADRDSLHQKSPPTKDGYFPVDEKESHC is encoded by the exons ATGAAAG GGGACATGGAGAACACGTCCAAGGTGGAGCCCTCTAATGGGCACAACAGGTCCCTGGACATTGTGCCCAGTACAGAGGAGAAGATGACAGACAGGGGTCAGTGGGGCAACAAGATTGAGTTTGTTCTGTCAGTGGCCGGAGAAATTATTGGCCTGGGGAACGTCTGGCGTTTCCCCTACCTTTGTTATAAGAACGGAGGAG GTGCCTTCTTCATCCCATACCTCATCTTCTTGTTTGCTTGTGGCATCCCGGTCTTCTTCCTGGAGACGGCTCTGGGTCAGTACACCAGTGAGGGAGGCATCACCTGCTGGAGGAAAATCTGCCCCTTGTTTGAAG GAGTGGGTTATGCCACCCAGGTGATTGTTGCTCTGCTTAACGTCTACTACATCGTCGTGTTAGCCTGGGCCGTCTTCTATTTGTCCCAGTCCTTCACCTGGGATCTGCCCTGGGCCTCCTGCAACAACACCTGGAACACAG ATTCCTGTATGGCATTTCAGAGGGGGAATAGCTCCATCAATCACCATGAGAACACCACCTCTCCTGTCATTGAGTTCTGGGA GCGAAGAGTGCTGAGAATTTCCTCAGGTATTGATCACATTGGCTCTCTGAATGGGGACCTAGTTATCTGTCTGGCCGTTGCATGGGTCATCTGCTACTTCTGCATCTGGAAGGGAGTCAAGTCTACTGGCAGG GTTGTTTATTTCACAGCAACCTTCCCTTATGCTATGCTGGTGGTCCTGCTGATCAGAGGGGTTACCCTGCCTGGAGCCTCCAGGGGAATCCACTTCTACCTCTACCCCGACCTGGGACGGCTGTCTGACCCACAG GTATGGATGGATGCTGGGACTCAGATCTTCTTCTCCTATGCCATCTGCTTGGGTTGCCTCACTGCTCTGGGAAGctacaacaaatacaacaacaacTGCTACAA AGATTGCCTGTCCCTCTGTTTCCTGAACAGTGGTACCAGTTTTATTGCAGGGTTTGCCATCTTCTCCATCCTGGGCTTTATGTCCTACGAGCAGAACGTGCCCATCTCAGAAGTGGCTGAATCTG GTCCAGGCTTGGCCTTCATAGCCTATCCTCGTGCTGTGTCCATGATGCCTTTCTCCCCTCTATGGGCCTGCTGCTTCTTCATCATGATCGTCTTTCTGGGACTGGACAGTCAA tttgtgtgtgtggagagccTGGTGACAGCCATGGTGGACATGTATCCGGCCACCTTCCGGCGTAAAAACCGCAGAGAACTCCTAATCCTGGCAGTGGCTGTGGCGTCCTTCCTCCTGGGGCTCATCATGCTGACAGAG GGTGGCATGTACATCTTCCAGCTCTTTGACTACTATGCAGCCAGTGGGGTCTGCCTGCTCTTCGTGGCTATTTTTGAGACTGTTTGCATTGCTTGGATTTATG GTGCCGACCGTTTCTATGACAACATAGAGGACATGATTGGCTATCGCCCCAGCCCTGTCATCAAATATTGCTGGCTTTTCTTCACTCCTGCAACATGCATT GGAACCTTTGCTTTCGCCTTGATCAAGTACTCACCTCTGAAGTACAACAATGAATATGTATATCCATGGTGGGGATATGGGATTGGCTGGATACTGGCCCTGTCCTCCATGCTGTGTATCCCTCTCTGGGTAGCAATGAAACTGTACTACACCCCTGGATCACTGAGAGAG CGCCTTGTTCTCTTGACCACTCCTTCCACTGATTTACCGAAGACAAAACTGGAGCAGGAGAAGCTGCTGGCCATCTTCGCAGCAGACCGCGACAGCCTCCATCAGAAATCCCCTCCCACTAAGGATGGCTACTTCCCTGTTGATGAAAAAGAGTCTCATTGCTAG
- the slc6a13 gene encoding sodium- and chloride-dependent GABA transporter 2 isoform X1 has protein sequence MKGGTGDMENTSKVEPSNGHNRSLDIVPSTEEKMTDRGQWGNKIEFVLSVAGEIIGLGNVWRFPYLCYKNGGGAFFIPYLIFLFACGIPVFFLETALGQYTSEGGITCWRKICPLFEGVGYATQVIVALLNVYYIVVLAWAVFYLSQSFTWDLPWASCNNTWNTDSCMAFQRGNSSINHHENTTSPVIEFWERRVLRISSGIDHIGSLNGDLVICLAVAWVICYFCIWKGVKSTGRVVYFTATFPYAMLVVLLIRGVTLPGASRGIHFYLYPDLGRLSDPQVWMDAGTQIFFSYAICLGCLTALGSYNKYNNNCYKDCLSLCFLNSGTSFIAGFAIFSILGFMSYEQNVPISEVAESGPGLAFIAYPRAVSMMPFSPLWACCFFIMIVFLGLDSQFVCVESLVTAMVDMYPATFRRKNRRELLILAVAVASFLLGLIMLTEGGMYIFQLFDYYAASGVCLLFVAIFETVCIAWIYGADRFYDNIEDMIGYRPSPVIKYCWLFFTPATCIGTFAFALIKYSPLKYNNEYVYPWWGYGIGWILALSSMLCIPLWVAMKLYYTPGSLRERLVLLTTPSTDLPKTKLEQEKLLAIFAADRDSLHQKSPPTKDGYFPVDEKESHC, from the exons ATGAAAG GGGGTACAGGGGACATGGAGAACACGTCCAAGGTGGAGCCCTCTAATGGGCACAACAGGTCCCTGGACATTGTGCCCAGTACAGAGGAGAAGATGACAGACAGGGGTCAGTGGGGCAACAAGATTGAGTTTGTTCTGTCAGTGGCCGGAGAAATTATTGGCCTGGGGAACGTCTGGCGTTTCCCCTACCTTTGTTATAAGAACGGAGGAG GTGCCTTCTTCATCCCATACCTCATCTTCTTGTTTGCTTGTGGCATCCCGGTCTTCTTCCTGGAGACGGCTCTGGGTCAGTACACCAGTGAGGGAGGCATCACCTGCTGGAGGAAAATCTGCCCCTTGTTTGAAG GAGTGGGTTATGCCACCCAGGTGATTGTTGCTCTGCTTAACGTCTACTACATCGTCGTGTTAGCCTGGGCCGTCTTCTATTTGTCCCAGTCCTTCACCTGGGATCTGCCCTGGGCCTCCTGCAACAACACCTGGAACACAG ATTCCTGTATGGCATTTCAGAGGGGGAATAGCTCCATCAATCACCATGAGAACACCACCTCTCCTGTCATTGAGTTCTGGGA GCGAAGAGTGCTGAGAATTTCCTCAGGTATTGATCACATTGGCTCTCTGAATGGGGACCTAGTTATCTGTCTGGCCGTTGCATGGGTCATCTGCTACTTCTGCATCTGGAAGGGAGTCAAGTCTACTGGCAGG GTTGTTTATTTCACAGCAACCTTCCCTTATGCTATGCTGGTGGTCCTGCTGATCAGAGGGGTTACCCTGCCTGGAGCCTCCAGGGGAATCCACTTCTACCTCTACCCCGACCTGGGACGGCTGTCTGACCCACAG GTATGGATGGATGCTGGGACTCAGATCTTCTTCTCCTATGCCATCTGCTTGGGTTGCCTCACTGCTCTGGGAAGctacaacaaatacaacaacaacTGCTACAA AGATTGCCTGTCCCTCTGTTTCCTGAACAGTGGTACCAGTTTTATTGCAGGGTTTGCCATCTTCTCCATCCTGGGCTTTATGTCCTACGAGCAGAACGTGCCCATCTCAGAAGTGGCTGAATCTG GTCCAGGCTTGGCCTTCATAGCCTATCCTCGTGCTGTGTCCATGATGCCTTTCTCCCCTCTATGGGCCTGCTGCTTCTTCATCATGATCGTCTTTCTGGGACTGGACAGTCAA tttgtgtgtgtggagagccTGGTGACAGCCATGGTGGACATGTATCCGGCCACCTTCCGGCGTAAAAACCGCAGAGAACTCCTAATCCTGGCAGTGGCTGTGGCGTCCTTCCTCCTGGGGCTCATCATGCTGACAGAG GGTGGCATGTACATCTTCCAGCTCTTTGACTACTATGCAGCCAGTGGGGTCTGCCTGCTCTTCGTGGCTATTTTTGAGACTGTTTGCATTGCTTGGATTTATG GTGCCGACCGTTTCTATGACAACATAGAGGACATGATTGGCTATCGCCCCAGCCCTGTCATCAAATATTGCTGGCTTTTCTTCACTCCTGCAACATGCATT GGAACCTTTGCTTTCGCCTTGATCAAGTACTCACCTCTGAAGTACAACAATGAATATGTATATCCATGGTGGGGATATGGGATTGGCTGGATACTGGCCCTGTCCTCCATGCTGTGTATCCCTCTCTGGGTAGCAATGAAACTGTACTACACCCCTGGATCACTGAGAGAG CGCCTTGTTCTCTTGACCACTCCTTCCACTGATTTACCGAAGACAAAACTGGAGCAGGAGAAGCTGCTGGCCATCTTCGCAGCAGACCGCGACAGCCTCCATCAGAAATCCCCTCCCACTAAGGATGGCTACTTCCCTGTTGATGAAAAAGAGTCTCATTGCTAG